In Finegoldia magna ATCC 53516, a genomic segment contains:
- the rpiB gene encoding ribose 5-phosphate isomerase B codes for MKIAIAADHGGFELKDSMVEYIKSLENEVMDLGTNSADSVDYPDYAKKVCEEIQQGNSDLGILICGTGIGMSLAANKFEGIRAACVSDVYSAKMSRNHNNANVLCIGARVIGDEVAKLIIKTFLENEFEAGRHQRRVDKIMAFEKENKGL; via the coding sequence ATGAAAATAGCAATAGCAGCCGATCACGGTGGATTTGAATTAAAAGATTCAATGGTTGAATATATAAAAAGTTTGGAAAATGAAGTTATGGATTTGGGAACAAATTCTGCTGATTCTGTTGATTATCCAGATTATGCGAAGAAAGTTTGCGAAGAAATCCAACAAGGAAATTCTGATTTAGGAATTTTGATTTGTGGAACAGGAATTGGTATGAGCTTGGCAGCAAACAAATTTGAAGGAATAAGAGCAGCATGTGTGTCTGATGTATACAGCGCGAAAATGAGCAGAAACCACAACAACGCGAACGTACTTTGCATCGGAGCACGTGTTATTGGAGATGAGGTTGCCAAACTAATCATCAAAACTTTCTTGGAAAATGAATTCGAAGCTGGTCGTCACCAAAGAAGAGTTGACAAAATAATGGCTTTCGAAAAAGAAAACAAGGGATTATAA
- a CDS encoding RnfABCDGE type electron transport complex subunit D, with protein sequence MENKEIIQKEYDLSHLIVEAAPHQRSAVSIQRIMLDVIIALIPALIVSVYEFGMRSLVLVLSAVIACVLSEYCYQKIMKQPSTISDLSAVVTGMLLAYNVPVTLPIPMIVIGSVFSIIIVKQLFGGIGSNFMNPALAGRAFLMASWAQAMSNYTAPLTQKAVDAESYATVLSGGQPVGFMNAIIGHMGGTIGEVSAIALLIGVAYLLYRRVINLRIPLVYIATTFVTLLICGVGIKDACMNIFIGGLILGAFYMATDYSTSPVTPKGQIIFAIGCGFFTAIIRQFGNLPEGVSYAIIFMNCAVPFIDQYTVPTPIGRGGKQGI encoded by the coding sequence ATGGAAAATAAAGAAATTATACAAAAAGAATACGACTTATCTCATTTAATCGTAGAAGCTGCTCCTCATCAAAGAAGTGCAGTATCTATTCAAAGAATTATGCTTGATGTTATCATCGCTTTAATTCCTGCTTTGATAGTGAGTGTTTACGAATTCGGAATGAGAAGTTTAGTTTTGGTATTATCAGCAGTTATAGCTTGTGTATTATCAGAATATTGTTATCAAAAAATAATGAAACAACCTTCTACAATTAGCGATTTATCAGCTGTTGTAACAGGTATGCTTTTGGCTTACAACGTTCCAGTTACTTTGCCAATTCCAATGATTGTTATAGGATCGGTATTTTCAATCATAATTGTAAAACAATTATTTGGAGGAATTGGTTCAAACTTCATGAACCCTGCATTAGCAGGACGTGCTTTCTTGATGGCAAGTTGGGCACAAGCAATGAGTAACTACACTGCTCCACTAACACAAAAAGCAGTGGACGCTGAAAGTTATGCGACAGTTTTATCAGGTGGTCAACCAGTTGGTTTTATGAATGCCATCATAGGACACATGGGTGGTACAATCGGGGAAGTAAGTGCAATAGCATTACTTATCGGTGTAGCTTATCTATTATACAGAAGAGTAATCAATCTTAGAATTCCATTAGTTTACATCGCAACAACATTTGTTACATTACTTATTTGTGGCGTAGGAATTAAAGATGCATGCATGAACATATTTATTGGTGGTTTAATCTTGGGTGCATTCTACATGGCTACAGATTATTCAACTAGTCCAGTTACTCCAAAAGGACAAATTATATTTGCAATTGGTTGTGGTTTCTTTACAGCTATCATAAGACAATTTGGTAACCTTCCAGAAGGTGTATCTTATGCGATAATCTTCATGAACTGTGCAGTACCATTTATCGATCAATATACAGTTCCAACACCAATTGGTAGAGGAGGTAAACAAGGAATATGA
- a CDS encoding iron-containing alcohol dehydrogenase — MANGVLHIPGFIHFGEGAFSKLSELKGKKAIIVTGGNSMKKNGFVDRACEELKKANMEVCVFDGVEENPSVTTVEAGAKKMQEFQPDWIVALGGGSAMDAAKCMWAFYEHPELKFEDIIEPGSLPELRKKSKFVGIPSTSGTASEITAFSVITDTEKHIKYPLVSDHIVPDIAIVDPVLPSKMPKSVTANTGMDVVAHATEALVSNIANDYTDALAIHALKLVFEYLPKACENPDDMEAREKMHNASTMAGIAFTSASLGLVHSLAHKIGGEFGITHGLANAILLPYITQFNRKATDKVDWIEKELNVEDYPIAVRELAKKVGIPPTLKEVEEKFGFNKEKFDEVLDEMSKNAYEDPCTLTNPRESNPEIVKMIYTHAYKGEDITE, encoded by the coding sequence ATGGCAAATGGAGTACTTCATATTCCAGGTTTTATTCACTTTGGAGAAGGAGCTTTTTCAAAATTAAGTGAATTAAAAGGTAAGAAAGCAATCATAGTTACAGGCGGAAACTCTATGAAGAAAAACGGTTTCGTAGACAGAGCTTGTGAAGAATTGAAGAAAGCAAACATGGAAGTATGTGTTTTTGACGGCGTTGAAGAAAATCCATCAGTTACAACTGTTGAAGCAGGCGCTAAGAAAATGCAAGAATTCCAACCAGATTGGATTGTAGCATTAGGTGGCGGTTCTGCAATGGACGCTGCAAAATGTATGTGGGCTTTTTATGAACATCCTGAATTAAAATTCGAAGATATCATCGAACCAGGATCTCTTCCAGAACTTCGTAAGAAATCAAAATTTGTCGGCATTCCATCAACTTCAGGTACAGCAAGTGAAATCACAGCATTCTCAGTAATCACTGACACAGAAAAACACATCAAATACCCATTAGTATCTGATCACATCGTTCCAGACATCGCTATAGTAGATCCAGTTTTACCATCTAAAATGCCAAAATCTGTTACAGCAAACACTGGAATGGACGTTGTAGCACACGCAACTGAAGCATTAGTTTCCAACATCGCTAACGATTATACTGATGCACTTGCAATTCACGCATTGAAATTGGTATTCGAATATTTGCCAAAAGCTTGCGAAAACCCTGACGATATGGAAGCTCGTGAAAAAATGCATAATGCATCAACAATGGCAGGTATCGCATTCACATCAGCTTCACTTGGTTTAGTTCACTCATTAGCACACAAAATTGGTGGAGAATTTGGAATTACTCACGGACTTGCTAACGCAATTCTACTTCCATACATCACACAATTTAACAGAAAAGCTACTGACAAAGTTGATTGGATTGAAAAAGAATTGAACGTTGAAGATTATCCAATCGCTGTTAGAGAATTAGCTAAGAAAGTTGGAATTCCACCAACACTAAAAGAAGTTGAAGAAAAATTCGGATTTAACAAAGAAAAATTTGACGAAGTATTAGATGAAATGAGCAAGAACGCTTACGAAGATCCATGTACTTTGACAAATCCTCGTGAATCAAATCCAGAAATAGTTAAAATGATATATACTCACGCTTACAAAGGCGAAGATATAACAGAATAA
- the rsxE gene encoding electron transport complex subunit RsxE produces the protein MEKGKAAKVFKSSILKNNPVLIQLVGLCSVLGVSTSVENAIGMTAAFTFVLICSNIVISLLRNFIPDKVRIPAYIVVIATFVTLVSMMLQAFVPALYSSLGAFVPLIVVNCIILARAESFASKNGVFLSLLDGISNGLGYGVVIILVAFIRELLGSGKILGKLVIGNIPPIGIMSAAPGAFMVLGILLATYNYFLTKQERKKNNMRGED, from the coding sequence ATGGAAAAAGGTAAAGCGGCTAAAGTTTTTAAAAGCAGCATTCTTAAGAACAACCCAGTTTTAATCCAATTGGTAGGTTTGTGTTCTGTACTTGGTGTATCAACATCAGTAGAAAACGCAATTGGTATGACTGCGGCGTTCACATTCGTTTTGATTTGTTCAAACATAGTAATATCATTACTTAGAAATTTTATTCCGGATAAAGTTAGAATTCCGGCATATATCGTTGTAATCGCAACATTCGTAACATTAGTTTCAATGATGCTTCAAGCATTTGTTCCAGCATTATACAGTTCGTTAGGAGCGTTCGTTCCTCTAATCGTTGTAAACTGTATAATCTTAGCGAGAGCTGAATCTTTCGCATCTAAAAATGGTGTATTCTTATCATTATTAGATGGTATCTCAAATGGTTTGGGATATGGTGTTGTAATCATCTTGGTTGCATTCATCAGAGAATTATTAGGCTCAGGAAAAATCTTAGGAAAACTTGTAATAGGAAATATTCCTCCAATTGGTATCATGTCAGCAGCTCCTGGAGCATTCATGGTACTAGGAATATTGTTAGCTACTTACAATTATTTCTTAACAAAACAAGAAAGAAAGAAGAACAATATGAGAGGTGAAGACTAA
- the rsxC gene encoding electron transport complex subunit RsxC yields MSLENLTFKGGFHMDDHKSYTQNCPLDTNFEPKMVYIPLHQHIGAPCTPTVKVGDEVKVGQKIGESKATISAPVHSSVSGKVMKIEQMVLSNGQKGEVVVIESDGLNELGYTETNDDFTQLSKEVILERIKEAGIVGLGGAGFPTHIKMKKKPDVKIEEVILNGAECEPYLTSDQLNMELYPQKAIGGLKIIMKLMDCDKGYIGVEDNKQKAIGILKNAAKDETNISICAVKTKYPQGDERRLINAITGKKISKAQRSNERGVQGLNISSAMAIYDAVVHSIPLTHRIVTMTGSAIKEPKNIYVPIGTKFKDLVDYCDGFKETPYKIVVGGPMMGACQYNLEAPTVKTTGGIIFMNEKDATLASPEPCIKCAKCVDVCPIGLLPLFLQLKSLNGDFEGAEKMHLNDCIECGTCSYVCPSNRPLVEAIVHAKTQLKAQQRKRG; encoded by the coding sequence ATGAGTTTAGAAAATCTGACTTTTAAAGGCGGATTTCACATGGATGATCATAAATCCTACACTCAAAATTGTCCTTTAGATACAAATTTTGAACCTAAAATGGTTTATATCCCATTGCATCAACACATTGGTGCGCCTTGTACACCTACAGTAAAAGTAGGAGATGAGGTCAAAGTGGGCCAAAAAATTGGTGAATCTAAAGCGACTATTTCAGCACCTGTTCACAGTTCAGTTAGTGGAAAGGTTATGAAAATTGAGCAGATGGTATTGTCAAATGGTCAAAAAGGTGAAGTTGTAGTAATCGAATCAGACGGTTTAAACGAATTAGGATACACTGAAACTAATGATGATTTCACACAATTATCAAAAGAAGTTATCCTAGAAAGAATAAAAGAAGCTGGTATAGTAGGTTTGGGTGGAGCAGGATTCCCTACTCACATTAAGATGAAGAAAAAACCAGATGTAAAAATCGAAGAAGTAATCTTAAATGGGGCAGAATGTGAACCTTATTTAACTAGTGACCAACTTAATATGGAATTATATCCTCAAAAAGCAATCGGTGGATTGAAAATTATCATGAAATTGATGGATTGCGACAAAGGATACATAGGGGTTGAGGATAACAAACAAAAAGCTATCGGAATTTTGAAAAATGCCGCAAAGGATGAAACAAATATTTCGATTTGCGCTGTTAAAACTAAATACCCACAAGGTGACGAAAGAAGACTTATCAATGCAATTACTGGTAAGAAGATTTCGAAGGCTCAAAGATCAAATGAAAGAGGAGTTCAAGGTTTGAATATTTCAAGTGCTATGGCGATTTACGATGCTGTAGTTCATAGTATTCCTTTGACTCACAGAATAGTTACAATGACAGGTTCAGCTATCAAAGAACCTAAGAATATTTATGTTCCAATCGGTACTAAATTCAAAGATTTAGTTGATTATTGTGACGGATTCAAAGAAACTCCATACAAGATTGTAGTTGGTGGACCTATGATGGGTGCTTGTCAATACAATTTAGAAGCTCCAACTGTTAAAACAACAGGCGGAATTATTTTCATGAATGAAAAAGATGCAACACTTGCTTCTCCAGAACCTTGTATTAAATGTGCTAAGTGCGTGGATGTATGTCCTATCGGCTTATTGCCATTGTTCTTGCAATTAAAATCATTGAATGGTGATTTTGAAGGAGCAGAAAAAATGCATTTGAATGATTGTATAGAATGTGGTACTTGCAGCTATGTTTGTCCATCTAACAGACCATTAGTTGAAGCAATTGTACACGCAAAGACTCAATTAAAAGCACAACAAAGGAAAAGGGGATAG
- the polA gene encoding DNA polymerase I codes for MSKKALIIDGSSLLFRGFYAIRDLTTKDGIHTNGVFGFMNMYYSVMDKLNPDLVVVCFDRKEPTFRHEKYSEYKGNRQETPEELIVQFDMLKELLQAMGVSYIDLKGYEADDIAGTLAKQASSKNYDVYLLTGDKDYLQLIDDNTKVVLTKRGITETKIYDVDALKEEYGITPQQMIDLKGLMGDKSDNIPGIDGVGEKTALKYIQKYGSIEGLYEHVDEISGKKTKQKVIDGEKIAYLSRELGTINTDVPKDLMGFVIDDCLIKEADNEHLIEVLTKLEFNSFIKKLPNEESIEKFEYENLDENVEEIKAYIKENKKFTFALFNDDYYVDNEPVIFAIYTDKVYITRNVDIVKSFKEEFESKDVNKLSFDIKPCIYHLMRYGIDISYNYDDVVIIEYLLDPSKTSYSMERSDPKVIGYDFKSLEDITGKGRSKKTILESDEKEIDNYIVKYMMFTNKLYEKISEIEEEDMMHLYRDVEIPLIKVLCDMEFTGVCVKKETLVEMGELFEDEIKSIEDSVEELIGKKININSSKQLAEVLFEDLELPVIKKNKTGPSTDQEVLEALSGRHEIIDYILRYRTIAKLKTTYIDGMVDLIKEDGKIHTTFQQTIAQTGRISSTNPNLQNIPIRTEEGRLIRKAFVPSQGSVLLDADYSQIELRVLADLANDEVMIDAFKNGADIHRKTASEVFKVDFDKVTSLQRSNAKAVNFGIVYGIGDYSLSKDLHITRKEAKEYIENYLDTYKEIKQYMEDIVAIGKEKGYVETIMKRRRYIPELKSKNYNVRSFGERVALNTPIQGSAADIIKVAMVKFYNRLNEENLKAKLILQVHDELIVDCPEDEREKVLEIMKDVMTHAVDLKVDMKIDVNSADTWYDAK; via the coding sequence ATGTCAAAAAAAGCTTTAATTATTGACGGTTCATCGCTTTTATTCAGAGGTTTTTACGCTATCCGAGATTTGACTACAAAAGACGGCATTCACACTAATGGTGTGTTTGGATTTATGAATATGTATTATTCTGTGATGGATAAACTCAATCCAGATCTTGTGGTTGTATGTTTTGATAGAAAAGAGCCAACTTTCAGACATGAAAAATATTCTGAATACAAGGGCAATCGCCAAGAAACTCCAGAAGAGCTTATTGTACAATTCGATATGCTAAAAGAATTGTTACAAGCGATGGGAGTTTCATACATTGATTTGAAAGGATATGAAGCAGACGACATTGCAGGAACTTTGGCAAAACAAGCTTCATCAAAAAACTATGATGTGTATTTGTTGACTGGTGACAAGGATTATCTTCAACTAATCGACGACAACACAAAAGTTGTTCTTACAAAAAGAGGAATTACTGAAACAAAAATCTACGATGTAGATGCTTTAAAGGAAGAATACGGAATTACGCCTCAACAAATGATTGATTTGAAAGGTTTGATGGGAGATAAATCGGACAATATTCCGGGTATTGATGGCGTTGGCGAAAAAACTGCTCTTAAATACATTCAAAAATACGGAAGTATTGAGGGATTGTACGAGCATGTCGATGAAATCTCAGGCAAGAAAACTAAGCAAAAAGTCATCGATGGAGAGAAAATTGCATATTTAAGTAGAGAACTTGGAACGATTAATACAGATGTTCCAAAAGATTTGATGGGATTTGTAATCGATGATTGTTTGATAAAAGAAGCTGACAATGAACATTTGATTGAAGTTCTTACAAAACTAGAATTCAATAGTTTTATCAAAAAACTTCCAAATGAAGAATCCATTGAAAAGTTCGAATATGAAAACTTGGATGAAAATGTAGAGGAAATTAAAGCTTATATTAAAGAAAACAAAAAGTTTACTTTTGCATTGTTCAATGATGATTACTATGTCGACAATGAGCCTGTGATTTTTGCGATATATACTGATAAGGTGTATATAACTAGAAATGTAGACATTGTAAAATCATTTAAGGAAGAATTTGAATCAAAAGATGTTAACAAGCTTTCATTTGATATCAAGCCATGCATATATCATCTGATGCGATATGGTATCGACATTTCGTACAATTACGATGATGTTGTCATTATAGAATATTTGCTCGATCCATCCAAGACAAGTTATAGTATGGAAAGATCTGATCCGAAAGTTATCGGTTATGATTTCAAATCCTTGGAAGATATTACAGGTAAAGGCAGATCCAAGAAGACTATTTTGGAATCAGACGAAAAAGAAATCGACAATTACATTGTTAAATACATGATGTTCACGAATAAATTATACGAAAAGATTTCAGAAATCGAAGAAGAGGATATGATGCATCTTTACAGAGATGTTGAAATTCCTTTGATAAAAGTATTATGCGATATGGAATTTACTGGAGTTTGTGTCAAGAAAGAAACTTTGGTTGAGATGGGAGAGCTTTTCGAAGATGAGATAAAATCAATCGAAGACAGCGTTGAAGAACTTATCGGCAAGAAAATCAACATCAACTCATCAAAGCAATTGGCAGAAGTTTTGTTTGAGGATTTGGAACTTCCTGTGATAAAGAAGAACAAAACAGGTCCATCGACAGACCAAGAAGTTTTGGAAGCTTTAAGTGGTAGACACGAAATTATCGACTACATTTTAAGATACAGAACTATTGCTAAGCTTAAAACAACGTATATTGACGGAATGGTGGATTTAATCAAAGAAGACGGCAAAATCCACACTACATTCCAACAAACTATCGCACAAACTGGAAGAATTAGCTCCACTAATCCTAATTTGCAAAACATTCCTATCAGAACTGAAGAAGGAAGACTTATCAGAAAAGCATTTGTTCCAAGCCAAGGAAGTGTTCTGTTGGATGCGGATTACTCTCAAATAGAGCTTAGAGTGTTGGCTGATTTGGCAAATGATGAAGTGATGATTGATGCATTCAAAAATGGTGCAGATATTCACAGGAAAACTGCCAGTGAAGTGTTCAAGGTTGATTTTGATAAGGTAACTTCACTTCAAAGATCCAATGCAAAAGCTGTAAACTTTGGTATTGTTTACGGAATTGGCGATTATTCTTTGAGCAAAGATTTGCACATAACTAGGAAAGAAGCCAAGGAATACATCGAAAATTATTTGGACACTTACAAGGAAATCAAACAATACATGGAAGATATAGTTGCAATTGGCAAAGAAAAAGGCTACGTTGAAACTATTATGAAGAGAAGAAGATACATCCCTGAATTGAAATCCAAAAACTACAACGTGAGAAGTTTTGGAGAACGTGTGGCACTTAACACGCCAATTCAAGGATCTGCAGCGGATATTATAAAAGTTGCGATGGTGAAATTCTACAATAGATTGAACGAAGAAAACCTAAAAGCGAAGCTAATCTTGCAGGTTCACGATGAGCTTATTGTTGATTGTCCAGAAGATGAAAGAGAAAAAGTTCTAGAAATTATGAAAGATGTAATGACACATGCTGTTGATTTGAAAGTCGATATGAAGATTGATGTTAACAGTGCAGATACTTGGTATGATGCAAAATAA
- a CDS encoding lytic transglycosylase domain-containing protein, with product MKFIKRFLITIISIIVIVFLVGFGVSAYSTMTRPVKYVDLVNTYAKEYNVDPLLVMSVIKVESNFDPSVKSKAGALGLMQLMPDTAESINNMRNTHFTVEDLKKPDKNIEMGTAYLSYLLHHFKNHDLAIAAYNGGIGNVKEWLSNESFSKDGQTLDDIPSSETKYYVVKVENQYNIYKIFYEDTKLEENMHKNFKVWAKNYIKLIKNIINKY from the coding sequence ATGAAATTTATTAAAAGATTTTTAATCACGATTATTTCTATTATTGTGATTGTGTTTTTAGTTGGATTTGGCGTGAGTGCTTATTCAACTATGACAAGACCAGTGAAATATGTCGATTTGGTTAATACATACGCAAAAGAATACAACGTGGATCCACTTTTGGTTATGAGTGTGATTAAAGTAGAATCTAATTTTGATCCAAGTGTAAAATCAAAAGCGGGAGCTTTGGGGCTTATGCAATTGATGCCAGACACTGCTGAAAGTATTAACAATATGAGAAACACTCACTTTACAGTGGAAGATTTGAAAAAACCAGACAAGAATATTGAAATGGGTACGGCTTATTTGTCATATTTGTTGCATCATTTCAAAAATCACGATTTGGCGATTGCTGCTTACAACGGTGGAATTGGCAATGTAAAAGAGTGGTTGTCGAACGAATCTTTTTCAAAAGATGGTCAAACTTTAGACGATATTCCATCTTCTGAGACTAAATATTACGTTGTAAAGGTTGAAAACCAATACAATATTTACAAAATTTTCTACGAAGATACTAAGCTTGAAGAAAATATGCACAAGAATTTTAAAGTTTGGGCTAAAAACTACATTAAATTAATCAAAAATATTATTAACAAATATTAA
- a CDS encoding FMN-binding protein: protein MRSSINLAIRLFIITAISAVVLAFANQVTEPIIEAKRLENYQKSLKVAFPEAESFKPLDEAKIKDLKAKDENLDDVQEAIKGGKPVGHVYKAIGAGGYSGNVVFVVGVDNENKIVGYSILESQETPGIGSRIGDPEFVNSVIGKSMEKELSAVKKPEADNEIQALSGATYSTTAAKNALNVSQKANAGLK, encoded by the coding sequence ATGAGAAGTTCAATAAATTTAGCTATTAGATTGTTTATAATCACAGCAATTAGTGCGGTAGTACTTGCATTTGCAAACCAAGTTACTGAACCAATAATAGAAGCTAAGAGATTAGAAAATTATCAAAAATCTTTAAAAGTAGCTTTTCCTGAAGCGGAATCTTTTAAACCACTTGATGAAGCAAAAATTAAAGATTTAAAAGCAAAAGACGAAAACTTAGATGACGTACAAGAAGCTATCAAAGGTGGAAAACCTGTAGGTCATGTATACAAAGCAATTGGAGCTGGTGGATATTCAGGAAATGTTGTTTTCGTAGTTGGTGTAGACAATGAAAACAAAATCGTTGGATATTCAATTCTTGAATCACAAGAAACTCCAGGAATCGGAAGTAGAATTGGAGATCCTGAATTCGTAAATTCAGTTATTGGAAAATCTATGGAAAAAGAATTATCAGCTGTTAAAAAACCTGAAGCTGACAACGAAATTCAAGCTCTAAGTGGTGCAACATACTCCACTACAGCAGCCAAAAACGCATTGAACGTATCTCAAAAAGCTAATGCGGGATTAAAATAG
- a CDS encoding electron transport complex protein RnfA produces MLANVFKIIVLYLLVNNYVFGQFLGLCPLIGVSSKTETAIGMGMAVFFVITIASVVTYVLQIQILERFHIEYLQTIVFILVIATLVQFVEMALKKMSPNLYSALGVFLPLITTNCIVLGVALANVKEKYNLIETLASAIGASLGFILAITLLAAIRERISLNKNIPESFKGVPIAFITIGLMAMTFFGFGGLV; encoded by the coding sequence ATGTTAGCAAATGTATTTAAAATAATAGTTCTTTACTTATTAGTAAACAACTACGTATTTGGTCAATTCTTAGGACTTTGCCCATTGATAGGTGTATCTTCAAAAACAGAAACAGCTATTGGTATGGGTATGGCAGTATTCTTCGTTATCACAATAGCATCTGTCGTAACTTACGTTCTACAAATTCAAATACTAGAAAGATTTCACATTGAATACTTACAAACGATAGTGTTCATATTGGTTATTGCGACATTGGTACAATTCGTAGAAATGGCATTGAAGAAAATGAGTCCAAACTTGTACTCGGCACTAGGTGTGTTCTTGCCTCTTATAACTACAAACTGTATAGTATTGGGTGTTGCATTAGCAAACGTAAAAGAAAAATACAACTTAATTGAAACATTAGCAAGTGCTATCGGTGCTTCACTAGGTTTCATTTTAGCGATAACTTTATTAGCTGCAATCAGAGAAAGAATCTCATTGAACAAAAATATTCCTGAAAGTTTTAAAGGTGTACCAATCGCATTTATTACTATTGGATTAATGGCGATGACATTCTTCGGATTCGGCGGATTGGTATAG
- a CDS encoding helix-turn-helix domain-containing protein gives MPKYRTEFKVKVVKEYLKSSISYKYLSEKHCIPDKILAIRWVNDFRKQGIEGLKPKKRGRPSKMPKSTNKSKDIKVYSSEKLTNLEDNSLTQAQLKEKIKKLEEKNYWLQLENDAIKKKIEFSQMTDAEIRQLLKQSGF, from the coding sequence ATGCCAAAATATAGAACAGAATTTAAAGTAAAAGTAGTAAAAGAATATTTAAAATCTAGCATATCATATAAATATTTATCAGAAAAACATTGCATACCTGATAAAATTTTAGCAATAAGATGGGTAAATGACTTTAGAAAACAAGGCATAGAAGGACTAAAACCCAAAAAGAGAGGAAGACCTTCAAAAATGCCAAAGTCAACAAATAAATCAAAAGATATCAAAGTATATTCATCAGAAAAATTAACTAATTTAGAAGATAATTCATTAACACAGGCACAATTAAAAGAAAAAATAAAGAAATTAGAAGAAAAAAACTATTGGCTTCAATTAGAAAATGATGCAATTAAAAAAAAGATAGAATTTTCTCAAATGACAGATGCAGAAATAAGACAATTACTGAAACAATCTGGATTTTAA
- the coaE gene encoding dephospho-CoA kinase (Dephospho-CoA kinase (CoaE) performs the final step in coenzyme A biosynthesis.) encodes MMQNKKIIVVCGNIASGKSTVCRRIREKGFVVIDLDEITHQIYEQGTELYYKLIDEFGEEILDENSNIDRKKLSKLVFNSKTLLKKLEELTHTDIILRVVKRIKKEKSNLIFLEISMYLESKNLIDKYIDVDEDWVVVADRNIRIQRIMDRNNFDYETAVTRINSQLDYEKKISEFDEVIVNNTAEADLILTVDKLIDRKKL; translated from the coding sequence ATGATGCAAAATAAAAAAATCATCGTAGTTTGTGGCAATATCGCCAGTGGAAAAAGCACGGTGTGCAGAAGAATAAGAGAAAAAGGCTTTGTTGTAATAGATTTGGATGAGATTACTCACCAAATCTATGAACAAGGTACAGAACTTTATTACAAACTTATAGATGAGTTTGGCGAAGAAATTTTGGACGAAAATTCTAACATCGATAGGAAGAAACTTTCCAAACTTGTATTTAATTCAAAAACATTACTAAAAAAACTTGAAGAATTGACACATACTGATATAATATTAAGAGTAGTAAAAAGAATTAAGAAGGAAAAATCTAATTTGATTTTTCTAGAAATTTCTATGTATTTGGAAAGCAAAAATTTGATTGACAAATATATCGATGTCGACGAAGATTGGGTAGTTGTAGCTGATAGAAATATCAGAATTCAAAGGATTATGGATAGAAATAACTTTGACTACGAGACTGCAGTTACAAGAATTAATTCTCAACTAGATTATGAGAAAAAAATTAGTGAGTTTGACGAAGTTATTGTAAACAATACGGCTGAAGCTGATCTAATACTTACGGTTGACAAACTAATAGATAGGAAAAAATTATGA